In one Flammeovirga yaeyamensis genomic region, the following are encoded:
- a CDS encoding efflux RND transporter permease subunit, translating into MSIVKSALDNKQIILTITFLIVMYGVFSLQTMPRREDPKFNIREGLVVAAFPGASSTDVEQQVTDKIEDLLFSFEEVNKEKTHSNSREGVLYIVVELQDYVTNADIFWSKLQHSLTQLRLAELPAGVIGPFVQSDFGDTVALLMSFQSDKRDAREIQNYVDQLGDRLREIPSLSKLKKLGGKEECYYINVDFRKLSQYKIYTPQIFAALRAENAVVPGGQVKADGQNIGIVHGSLFSTQADIENQVIAKDPNGGVIRVKDIATVERGIKEEKQKIRVNGTESILISLEMQNGYNIVDFGEEVETMVSDFETGLPSDVKIDFVVNQPENVKDSINDFIREFFIAIVSVIIVILLLLPFRVALIATLAIPVTVAFTFGILDGIGIQLQQVSLASLIVVLGMLVDDAIVIADNYVEKLEEGLPAYDAAWKSADELKIPVFTAGLTIAGSFFPLITLSGAVGEFIQSLPITVAIAINASYLVAMMLTPYLCYTFIKKKFEKKADDKKSMLDYLQAFFDKSIDLSFKYPRLLMVFSVVSVIIGGSLYLLLKQKQFPYAERNQFVIEIRAKEGTALAVTDSITKEIEKEIQGNDKLNSYAAFVGTSSPRFYYNYAPKFPQSNLSQILINTVSIEATEEWVSELENSLPDKFPEVLVQVKKMQQGSPYEAPIEIRIKGRDYATLLAIATDMDSIMRDSELSYNVTTDVYENQLSLKVNTNKNVANQLGISESTILRELALAYNGLTVGSIWEGNTPLPIILQDEGIKNQDIEAIKNYYISSPLSGASVPLMQIAEIEPTWLPSNIKHRNGVKTITVESQTKSDVLPSEMLKTIQTHIDEYPLPKGYKVEVGGEDESQRETFAEMNQVMVYCLLIIFIVILFQFKTLNQVGIVLAAIPLSVFGAFFGLLVSGYPFGFTAFVGLASLIGVSVRNSIILVDFANELVVKEGMGIKEAARSAGKRRIRPIFLTTMAAAIGVTPMIISGSPMWAPLATVLAVGLIFSMFMTLLTIPVLYWKYGETEFLKNHINKGGALLILLCCLPMIDVNAQSTISLDECVNIAKENNQQLQLITIEAQKKKLEVDQVTSNYLPKVMLDGGVFWYYHTERTTDVNISINDLPLIGGIPPIDLGTQFTLPESNRFIGVANLGIYQPITQLFKIKSGSDVKQVDYNIVMNKYGEVESKIREGVSKLYVGIAIEDAKVDAYNDQVELIRKKLKQVNDGVEAGEVLDVYVLGLNADLLDHESKQQQAKIDGDKYRMQLNTVLNFPQDSVWSVMDVKYDSTEVADLIARVTFDSTLIADNYKVKESSLMMDKAQAGLNYNKKSHIPDITLTAQGFHFANVPLVPQSNVFVGATLTWPLVMWGYKQRNVEISKLQVQQAKVKMDETKREANQEITTKLQELKNALTVLQTAQKAMEFRQREIKIKGDAFENGLISFKDYADTQEKVLETTTLILKAKSNVIVKENELKNLMGVYE; encoded by the coding sequence ATGTCGATTGTAAAAAGTGCATTAGATAATAAACAGATTATCCTTACCATCACATTTCTAATTGTGATGTATGGGGTCTTTTCATTACAAACAATGCCCAGAAGAGAAGATCCAAAGTTTAATATCAGAGAAGGTTTAGTGGTAGCTGCATTTCCTGGGGCAAGTAGCACCGACGTAGAACAACAAGTCACGGATAAAATTGAGGACCTGTTATTTAGTTTTGAAGAAGTAAACAAAGAAAAGACACACAGTAATTCTAGAGAAGGGGTACTTTATATTGTCGTAGAGCTTCAGGATTATGTTACCAATGCAGATATCTTTTGGTCTAAACTACAACACTCTTTGACTCAACTTCGATTAGCTGAACTTCCTGCAGGAGTAATTGGACCTTTTGTACAATCTGATTTTGGGGATACAGTCGCCTTATTAATGTCTTTCCAATCGGACAAAAGGGATGCTAGAGAAATACAGAATTATGTTGATCAATTAGGTGATCGATTAAGAGAGATTCCATCCCTTTCTAAGTTGAAGAAGCTGGGAGGAAAAGAAGAGTGTTACTATATCAATGTTGATTTTAGAAAACTAAGTCAATATAAAATATATACCCCTCAAATATTTGCAGCACTAAGGGCTGAAAATGCCGTGGTTCCTGGTGGACAAGTAAAAGCTGATGGTCAGAATATAGGTATTGTACATGGAAGTTTATTTTCGACTCAAGCCGATATAGAGAACCAAGTGATAGCTAAAGACCCAAATGGTGGAGTGATTCGTGTAAAGGATATTGCAACAGTAGAAAGAGGGATAAAGGAAGAGAAGCAAAAAATTCGTGTCAACGGCACTGAATCTATTCTGATTTCGTTAGAAATGCAAAACGGTTATAACATTGTAGATTTTGGAGAGGAAGTAGAAACCATGGTTTCTGATTTTGAAACGGGTCTACCAAGTGATGTGAAAATTGATTTTGTCGTCAATCAGCCAGAGAACGTTAAAGACAGTATCAACGACTTTATCAGAGAGTTTTTTATAGCCATTGTCTCTGTAATTATAGTCATACTATTATTGCTTCCATTTAGAGTTGCATTAATCGCCACTTTAGCCATTCCTGTAACGGTGGCATTTACTTTCGGTATTTTAGATGGTATAGGCATACAGCTTCAACAAGTATCATTGGCCTCATTGATCGTGGTTCTTGGTATGTTAGTAGACGATGCCATTGTGATTGCAGATAATTACGTAGAGAAACTAGAAGAAGGTTTGCCTGCATATGATGCGGCATGGAAGTCAGCGGACGAACTAAAAATTCCGGTATTTACAGCAGGTCTAACTATCGCAGGTTCGTTTTTTCCATTAATCACATTATCAGGTGCCGTGGGCGAATTTATTCAATCTTTGCCTATCACTGTGGCAATTGCCATTAATGCCAGTTATTTAGTGGCAATGATGTTGACGCCTTACCTCTGCTATACATTCATCAAAAAGAAATTTGAAAAGAAAGCCGACGATAAAAAATCCATGTTGGATTACCTTCAAGCATTCTTTGATAAGAGCATCGATTTATCGTTTAAATACCCAAGATTGTTGATGGTGTTTTCTGTAGTTTCCGTAATTATTGGTGGATCACTTTATCTATTATTAAAGCAGAAACAGTTCCCTTATGCAGAAAGAAATCAGTTTGTCATTGAAATTAGAGCAAAAGAAGGAACCGCTTTAGCAGTAACCGATAGTATCACTAAAGAGATTGAAAAGGAGATTCAAGGAAATGATAAATTGAATAGTTATGCGGCGTTCGTGGGGACCTCTTCGCCTAGATTCTATTACAATTACGCTCCTAAGTTCCCTCAAAGTAATTTATCGCAGATACTTATCAATACGGTCTCTATTGAAGCTACAGAGGAGTGGGTTTCTGAATTAGAAAACTCACTACCTGATAAATTCCCAGAGGTATTGGTTCAGGTGAAGAAGATGCAACAAGGATCTCCATATGAGGCACCTATAGAAATCAGAATCAAAGGGAGAGATTATGCTACATTATTGGCCATTGCTACTGATATGGACAGCATCATGAGAGATTCAGAGTTGTCGTATAATGTAACAACCGATGTTTATGAAAATCAACTGAGTTTAAAAGTAAATACAAATAAGAATGTGGCCAATCAGTTAGGTATTTCTGAATCGACAATCCTTAGAGAACTGGCTTTGGCTTATAATGGATTAACGGTAGGAAGTATTTGGGAAGGGAACACTCCATTGCCAATTATATTACAAGACGAAGGGATTAAAAATCAAGATATAGAAGCCATAAAGAACTATTATATCAGTAGTCCATTATCGGGTGCTAGCGTACCATTAATGCAGATAGCAGAGATAGAACCAACTTGGTTGCCTTCAAATATCAAACATAGAAATGGCGTAAAAACTATTACAGTAGAATCACAAACAAAAAGTGATGTGTTACCTTCTGAAATGTTGAAAACCATACAAACGCACATTGATGAATATCCATTACCAAAAGGTTATAAAGTTGAAGTAGGTGGTGAGGATGAATCCCAAAGAGAGACCTTCGCAGAAATGAACCAAGTGATGGTGTATTGTTTATTGATCATTTTTATAGTGATTCTTTTCCAATTTAAAACACTAAATCAGGTAGGTATTGTGCTTGCTGCCATTCCATTGTCAGTCTTTGGAGCGTTCTTCGGTTTATTGGTTTCAGGATATCCTTTTGGGTTTACAGCCTTTGTTGGTTTGGCCAGTTTAATTGGTGTATCCGTGAGGAACTCCATTATTCTAGTGGACTTTGCCAATGAATTGGTGGTGAAAGAAGGGATGGGAATTAAAGAAGCCGCAAGAAGTGCCGGTAAACGTAGAATTAGACCTATTTTCTTAACTACAATGGCGGCGGCAATTGGGGTGACTCCAATGATAATTTCAGGATCACCTATGTGGGCTCCTTTGGCAACGGTACTTGCAGTAGGATTAATATTTTCGATGTTTATGACTTTACTAACCATTCCTGTTCTGTATTGGAAATACGGTGAAACTGAGTTTCTAAAAAATCACATCAATAAAGGTGGGGCATTATTGATTTTATTGTGCTGTCTGCCTATGATTGATGTAAATGCACAATCCACGATATCTTTGGATGAATGTGTGAATATCGCAAAAGAAAATAATCAACAATTGCAGTTGATTACGATTGAGGCACAGAAGAAGAAATTAGAAGTAGATCAGGTTACTTCCAATTATTTGCCAAAAGTGATGTTGGATGGTGGGGTGTTTTGGTACTATCATACCGAAAGAACCACTGATGTAAATATTAGTATCAATGATTTGCCATTAATTGGAGGTATTCCACCAATTGATTTGGGAACGCAATTCACCCTTCCGGAAAGTAACCGTTTTATCGGTGTAGCCAATTTGGGTATTTATCAGCCCATCACTCAATTATTTAAGATTAAATCGGGTAGCGATGTAAAGCAAGTCGATTATAATATTGTTATGAATAAGTACGGTGAGGTAGAAAGTAAAATTAGGGAAGGAGTATCTAAATTATATGTAGGAATTGCTATAGAAGATGCCAAGGTGGACGCTTACAACGATCAGGTTGAACTGATTCGTAAAAAACTAAAACAGGTAAACGATGGTGTAGAAGCAGGAGAAGTTTTAGATGTATATGTTTTAGGGCTGAATGCTGACCTGCTGGATCATGAGTCAAAACAGCAACAAGCAAAAATTGATGGGGATAAATATAGAATGCAACTCAATACGGTGCTTAATTTCCCTCAAGATTCTGTTTGGAGTGTGATGGATGTAAAATATGACTCCACTGAGGTGGCAGATCTCATTGCGAGAGTCACTTTTGATAGTACTCTAATCGCCGACAACTACAAAGTGAAAGAATCATCTTTGATGATGGACAAAGCACAAGCCGGGTTAAATTACAATAAGAAATCACATATTCCAGATATTACGCTAACCGCGCAAGGGTTCCATTTTGCCAACGTACCTTTAGTACCTCAGTCCAATGTGTTTGTTGGGGCTACTTTGACTTGGCCATTGGTGATGTGGGGATATAAACAAAGAAATGTAGAAATCTCTAAACTTCAAGTGCAACAAGCAAAAGTGAAGATGGATGAAACCAAACGTGAGGCAAATCAAGAGATTACCACAAAACTTCAGGAATTAAAGAATGCTTTAACGGTACTTCAAACTGCTCAAAAGGCCATGGAGTTCCGTCAAAGAGAAATTAAAATTAAAGGAGATGCTTTCGAAAATGGTTTAATCAGCTTTAAAGATTATGCCGATACCCAAGAGAAAGTGCTAGAAACAACAACACTCATTTTAAAGGCAAAATCGAATGTGATTGTCAAAGAAAATGAACTAAAGAATTTGATGGGAGTGTATGAATAA
- the nrfH gene encoding cytochrome c nitrite reductase small subunit: MMLKKLIPPKQWQPVVIALLGAIVGLTLYIAQTARVTSYLSDDPETCVNCHVMTPQFESWKHSSHREVATCNDCHVPHDNVVSKYAFKAKDGLYHSYMYTLRMEPQVIKMHQPGREVVQANCVRCHNDQVTDAKMSSWVANHSHDRTDRACWECHREVPHGRVKSLSSVGYQIQSLPVQGEKKDVIPTWLKDALKNKKK; this comes from the coding sequence ATGATGTTAAAAAAACTCATTCCTCCTAAGCAGTGGCAACCTGTTGTTATTGCATTACTTGGGGCGATTGTGGGATTAACATTATATATAGCACAAACAGCTAGGGTCACATCTTATCTTTCTGATGACCCCGAGACTTGTGTCAACTGTCACGTAATGACTCCTCAATTTGAGAGTTGGAAGCACAGTTCACATAGAGAAGTTGCTACATGTAATGATTGTCACGTACCACATGACAATGTTGTATCGAAGTATGCGTTTAAAGCCAAAGATGGTCTTTATCACTCATACATGTACACCCTAAGAATGGAGCCACAGGTGATTAAAATGCATCAACCAGGTCGTGAAGTTGTACAAGCAAACTGTGTGCGCTGTCATAATGATCAGGTAACAGACGCAAAAATGTCATCTTGGGTAGCCAACCACTCTCACGATAGAACCGACAGAGCATGTTGGGAATGTCACAGAGAAGTACCTCATGGAAGAGTAAAATCTCTTTCATCTGTTGGATATCAAATCCAAAGCCTCCCTGTACAAGGTGAGAAAAAAGATGTTATACCAACTTGGCTAAAAGACGCCTTGAAAAATAAGAAAAAATAA
- a CDS encoding T9SS type A sorting domain-containing protein, translating to MKRFSYHFDNGLLSVVLSFIILFLTAFNAFSQSISSFTHNESTHTNSSNLVWDLTGESIFPVAANFTVLVNDMPISTVLINVVSNTDGSDYDIMTNISYSFADGDNINLQFNQDELNYYSSRQYIFDSYSPNFNVVQINTDNPADNTLIDNGNTVYLKVIMSEPIETISAQLEGEDLELSDQTPTNFTFIKTFDVLPTETHSNPLAFSITALDSAGNSALKSTTTDASNVYFSVSTTPQLENYINTPSTEVFCNHDINLTLTGNVVDTASITRDGETAVIHWEQRENEGEWTILPNSNSMNFTVASVPVDGNYAYKRVISNGTDTFYSNEIDIDVTDVDAIAVTTFPNTKRFNVNSNTAITMSTNIDNDGVILTCSGAGVMNNSFTPNSAGVGSHQITYSLSDGNCTKTVQTVFHVFDPTTLLNLPSVICSNTPNQNITMNTSTNGFNDLTLVKVVGDGITVADPLLLQPNLLFDETIPPGGMRNIVWEAFFVGNDGILEDSVEIPVSVYKKSELQITVNGNAFTDDSLFIYNDDPNITLGGNVNGESFSLVSFSVNNETPQMGNSLFSPQDRGAGVYWVFASTYDLNACSANDTLIIKVKERQTQEEETNEQPISSTDSLILKSIFDELQISYNSSDPISDWPRYLSNTSGKITQLDLSNTPSLTHLPEKVRDLKKLQILKVANCNLQSVSDSIWRLKELWLLDLSYNQLEDDDVASLAALRSLRTLYIHHNSLNRLPQLSGLDDLRHVLASHNNIHTVDRNLQGSNQLRILDLSYNNLDTLGDIFENKSFMSEVYVDHNVLKKWSYSLPTTVIKLDISNNKINNVTVAPPSETQVNVSFNQLDFSGLSNLNPSNTEAIPQFNVLKREYISKQLGDNYSHNYAVVDGEVLEWFKDTTSIGVELNLSNISMSDKGMYSCYSTHSNWTGLRLKLFEAHVGVDCAQQDSIQILSERHTWFCSNENINIQLYANPIDTNLAYQWYVNDTIISDATNPTFTTFKEGVYTVRAVTSGGCLAYSNSLTVNQKAAFTTPDILYQNQTLRVGNADSTKVYSWYFGDEFIADQTLFIHPSRVGKYVVKATDSLGCSVVSDTMNIQDEEWVTSLSDQLDNLIKVYPNPSFEGKVNIEAGFMISTIKLYDLSGKLIILDNRVQSNDYYLNSLKSGIYFVKLFGTNKEIVHQKIIVGDYKR from the coding sequence ATGAAACGCTTTTCATATCATTTTGATAATGGTTTATTATCGGTTGTGTTAAGTTTTATTATTCTTTTTTTGACAGCCTTTAATGCCTTTTCTCAATCAATATCATCTTTTACCCACAACGAAAGTACCCATACAAATTCATCAAATTTGGTGTGGGATCTAACGGGTGAAAGTATCTTCCCAGTAGCTGCTAATTTTACAGTTTTAGTCAATGATATGCCCATATCTACAGTTCTCATTAACGTAGTTTCAAATACTGATGGGAGTGATTATGATATTATGACCAATATCAGTTATTCTTTTGCGGACGGTGACAATATAAATCTACAGTTTAATCAAGATGAATTGAATTATTATTCCTCACGTCAATATATATTTGATTCGTATTCTCCCAATTTCAATGTGGTTCAGATCAACACCGATAATCCCGCCGACAATACTTTAATTGATAACGGGAATACGGTATACTTAAAAGTGATTATGTCCGAACCGATTGAAACAATTTCCGCTCAACTAGAAGGTGAAGATTTAGAATTATCTGATCAGACACCTACAAATTTTACATTTATCAAAACGTTTGATGTCTTACCCACAGAAACACATTCTAACCCTTTAGCCTTCTCAATTACTGCATTGGATTCAGCAGGGAATTCAGCACTAAAGAGTACAACAACTGATGCTAGTAATGTTTATTTTTCTGTTTCAACTACTCCACAATTAGAGAATTATATTAATACCCCTTCAACAGAAGTATTTTGTAATCATGACATTAACTTAACTCTTACTGGTAATGTGGTTGATACTGCATCGATTACAAGAGACGGAGAAACGGCGGTGATACATTGGGAGCAAAGAGAAAATGAAGGGGAATGGACTATTTTACCTAACTCTAATAGTATGAATTTTACAGTGGCCTCAGTCCCTGTAGATGGTAATTATGCTTATAAAAGAGTTATTTCTAATGGTACAGATACTTTTTATTCTAATGAAATAGACATTGATGTTACCGATGTTGATGCGATCGCTGTAACGACTTTTCCAAACACGAAAAGGTTTAATGTGAACTCAAATACGGCAATTACGATGTCCACAAATATTGATAATGATGGGGTGATTTTAACTTGTAGCGGAGCAGGAGTGATGAACAATTCATTTACCCCTAATTCTGCGGGTGTTGGGTCACATCAAATAACCTATTCTTTATCAGATGGTAATTGTACAAAAACGGTACAAACGGTATTTCATGTGTTTGATCCAACTACTCTTTTAAATTTACCTTCGGTGATATGTTCAAATACACCGAATCAAAATATCACTATGAATACCTCTACCAATGGTTTCAATGATTTAACACTCGTAAAAGTCGTAGGTGACGGTATTACAGTTGCTGACCCTTTGCTTCTTCAACCCAATTTACTATTTGATGAAACTATTCCACCTGGAGGGATGAGAAATATTGTTTGGGAAGCCTTTTTTGTAGGAAATGATGGCATTTTAGAGGATTCAGTAGAAATTCCTGTTTCCGTTTATAAAAAATCCGAGTTGCAAATTACCGTCAATGGTAATGCTTTTACTGACGATTCACTGTTTATCTATAATGATGATCCAAATATTACTTTAGGAGGGAATGTAAACGGTGAAAGTTTTAGTTTGGTGTCTTTTTCTGTCAACAATGAAACACCTCAAATGGGCAACTCATTATTTTCTCCCCAGGATAGAGGAGCTGGAGTGTATTGGGTTTTTGCAAGTACATATGATCTAAATGCTTGTTCGGCAAATGATACCCTAATCATTAAAGTAAAGGAAAGACAAACTCAAGAAGAGGAAACCAATGAACAACCAATATCATCTACAGATTCTTTGATATTAAAATCAATATTTGATGAACTACAAATAAGTTATAATTCATCAGATCCTATATCAGATTGGCCAAGGTATTTATCGAATACATCAGGTAAGATTACTCAATTGGATTTATCTAATACACCTTCTTTGACACACCTACCTGAAAAAGTTAGAGATCTAAAGAAGTTACAAATTTTAAAAGTAGCCAATTGTAATTTACAATCCGTGTCTGATTCCATTTGGAGATTGAAAGAGTTGTGGTTATTGGATTTATCTTATAATCAACTAGAGGATGATGATGTAGCTTCCTTAGCAGCATTAAGGAGTTTAAGGACACTTTACATTCATCATAATAGTTTAAACCGACTACCACAACTAAGTGGATTGGATGATCTAAGACATGTATTGGCAAGTCATAACAATATACATACAGTAGATCGTAATTTACAAGGTTCAAATCAGTTGAGAATTCTCGATTTAAGTTACAATAACTTGGATACATTGGGTGATATTTTTGAGAATAAATCTTTTATGTCAGAAGTCTATGTAGACCATAATGTCTTGAAAAAATGGAGTTACAGTCTTCCTACAACAGTAATTAAGTTAGATATATCAAATAATAAGATAAACAATGTTACTGTCGCTCCTCCTTCAGAAACACAAGTAAACGTATCTTTCAATCAGCTGGATTTCTCAGGTTTATCAAATTTAAATCCTTCCAATACAGAAGCAATACCTCAATTTAATGTATTAAAAAGAGAGTATATAAGTAAGCAGTTGGGAGATAATTACAGTCATAATTATGCGGTTGTAGATGGAGAAGTTTTGGAATGGTTTAAGGATACGACATCAATTGGAGTTGAATTGAATTTATCTAATATTTCTATGAGTGATAAAGGTATGTATAGTTGTTATTCTACCCACTCAAATTGGACTGGTTTACGTTTGAAATTATTCGAAGCTCATGTAGGAGTAGATTGTGCTCAACAGGATTCTATACAGATTTTATCAGAAAGACATACTTGGTTTTGTAGTAATGAAAATATTAATATTCAATTATACGCTAATCCTATTGATACAAATTTAGCATATCAATGGTATGTTAATGATACAATTATTTCTGATGCAACAAATCCTACTTTTACTACATTCAAAGAGGGTGTCTATACTGTAAGGGCAGTGACCTCGGGTGGTTGTTTGGCTTATTCCAATTCTTTGACTGTAAATCAAAAAGCAGCTTTTACGACTCCTGATATTTTATATCAAAATCAAACATTAAGGGTAGGGAATGCAGACTCAACAAAAGTATACTCTTGGTATTTTGGAGATGAGTTCATTGCAGATCAAACATTATTTATACACCCATCAAGAGTGGGGAAATATGTAGTAAAAGCAACAGACTCATTAGGATGTTCTGTAGTTTCTGATACAATGAACATTCAAGATGAAGAGTGGGTGACATCATTAAGTGATCAACTTGATAATTTGATTAAAGTATATCCAAACCCTAGTTTCGAAGGTAAAGTAAATATCGAAGCTGGCTTTATGATATCGACAATAAAATTGTATGATTTATCGGGTAAATTAATCATTCTAGATAATAGAGTTCAATCCAATGATTACTATTTAAATTCCTTGAAAAGCGGGATTTATTTTGTCAAACTTTTTGGGACGAATAAAGAGATAGTACATCAGAAGATAATTGTGGGAGATTACAAAAGATAA
- a CDS encoding efflux RND transporter periplasmic adaptor subunit, whose product MKSKLLFSPIILLSILFSCTQEVTQKKAPKEYAVKVEKVASKTKPIVLELLGELKAEGNHQLSFLVDGKLTRLYVKEGQNIKKGQKIAQLDTEDYQQALKVSKAKLDEANDQLSRLTKMYKAGSLAEADYQKIVSLQQQAEAGYNIYKNKLKYTTLYSSISGKVGKIWARPGGGISKGEPIVSLLDNTSLYASVGVPENKINLIELSGKVEVKIADKEYTGEINKVYPSASKLTRSFTVDILLPEVNEQLREGMMCTAELTETVQRDQIEIPMSLVVRDIDGLDYVFLARNKTAFKKRIITGKISGNHVEITKGLFEGDLLVTNPPLKLMDGDALNY is encoded by the coding sequence ATGAAAAGTAAATTACTATTTTCTCCCATTATCTTATTAAGCATCCTATTTTCTTGCACTCAGGAAGTCACACAAAAGAAAGCCCCTAAAGAGTATGCTGTTAAAGTTGAAAAAGTAGCCTCCAAAACTAAACCCATTGTTCTTGAATTGTTGGGAGAGTTAAAAGCAGAGGGAAATCATCAATTATCTTTTTTAGTCGATGGTAAATTGACCCGATTGTATGTTAAAGAAGGACAGAATATCAAAAAAGGTCAGAAAATCGCTCAATTAGACACAGAAGATTATCAACAAGCTTTAAAAGTGTCGAAAGCAAAATTAGATGAGGCCAACGATCAGTTATCACGTTTAACTAAAATGTATAAGGCAGGAAGTTTAGCTGAGGCCGATTATCAGAAAATAGTTTCTTTACAGCAACAAGCCGAGGCAGGGTATAATATCTATAAGAATAAACTGAAATACACTACCTTATATTCATCCATTTCTGGAAAAGTAGGAAAAATTTGGGCACGTCCAGGTGGAGGAATTTCCAAGGGAGAACCAATAGTAAGTTTGTTGGATAACACATCGCTTTATGCATCGGTAGGTGTTCCAGAAAACAAAATTAATTTGATAGAACTTTCTGGAAAAGTAGAGGTAAAAATAGCAGATAAGGAATATACTGGTGAGATTAACAAAGTGTACCCGTCGGCATCTAAGCTGACAAGGTCCTTTACGGTTGATATTCTTTTACCAGAAGTAAATGAACAGTTACGAGAAGGAATGATGTGTACAGCGGAATTGACTGAAACGGTACAAAGGGATCAAATTGAAATTCCAATGTCTTTAGTAGTGAGAGACATCGATGGATTAGATTATGTGTTTTTAGCTAGAAACAAAACGGCCTTCAAGAAAAGAATTATTACAGGCAAGATCTCTGGAAACCATGTTGAAATAACCAAGGGACTATTCGAAGGCGATCTATTAGTCACGAATCCTCCATTAAAATTGATGGATGGAGATGCTTTAAACTATTAA